A single genomic interval of Staphylococcus hyicus harbors:
- a CDS encoding SpoIIE family protein phosphatase: MTHQNEVRYFDLVDAFTKDKNKSQTLQTAQSYADHITGKGVTPEDIVRMHKKYAEEHQLTHAQLVDSMDVLEKVISSFGFNYTDYKNLIDRMEIHDKELDVASRLQQTMLKTEIPQFDSIQIGVISVAAQRVSGDYFNLIDHKDGTMSFAVADVIGKGIPAALAMSMIKFGMDSYGHSQLPNDGLKRLNRVVEKNVNQNMFITMFYGLYEEMNHILYCSSAGHEPGYIFRAEKNEFEEIDVRGRILGVSSHIRYDQKEIKININDLIIIFTDGVTEIRHEDGDFINKDKLLEFIKGYKELHPQDIVQLLYEKLLRLHKEGKRDDLTILIIKRVN, from the coding sequence TTGACGCATCAAAACGAAGTGCGCTACTTTGATTTAGTAGATGCATTTACAAAAGATAAAAATAAAAGCCAAACACTTCAAACGGCACAGAGTTATGCGGACCATATTACAGGGAAAGGTGTTACACCAGAAGATATTGTCCGAATGCATAAAAAATATGCGGAAGAACATCAACTCACACATGCGCAACTTGTAGATAGTATGGATGTATTAGAAAAAGTGATATCAAGTTTTGGTTTCAATTATACAGATTATAAAAATTTAATTGATCGAATGGAAATTCATGATAAAGAATTAGATGTAGCATCTCGCCTTCAACAGACGATGTTAAAAACAGAAATCCCTCAGTTTGATAGTATTCAGATTGGCGTGATATCTGTAGCAGCACAACGTGTGAGTGGGGATTATTTTAACTTAATTGACCATAAAGACGGAACAATGAGTTTTGCTGTTGCTGACGTTATTGGAAAAGGTATCCCCGCTGCATTGGCGATGAGTATGATTAAATTTGGTATGGATTCATATGGACATTCTCAGTTGCCAAATGATGGATTGAAACGATTGAATCGTGTAGTTGAAAAAAATGTTAACCAAAATATGTTCATTACGATGTTTTATGGTTTATACGAAGAGATGAACCACATTTTATATTGTAGTTCAGCTGGACATGAACCAGGCTATATTTTTCGTGCAGAAAAAAATGAATTTGAAGAAATCGATGTGAGAGGTCGTATTTTAGGAGTGAGTTCACATATCCGATATGACCAAAAAGAAATAAAAATAAACATCAATGATTTAATCATTATATTCACAGATGGTGTTACAGAAATTCGTCATGAAGATGGGGATTTTATTAATAAAGATAAACTTCTTGAATTTATTAAAGGCTATAAGGAATTACATCCTCAAGACATAGTTCAACTATTATATGAAAAGTTGTTGCGCCTACATAAAGAAGGCAAACGAGACGATTTAACAATATTAATTATTAAAAGAGTCAATTAA
- a CDS encoding anti-sigma factor antagonist, whose protein sequence is MNLNIESQKHEQHYDIAVSGELDVATVPELEKVLVPIRQAGTHDIHVNLENLSYMDSTGLGLFVGTLKSLNQNNKELYILGVNDRIKRLFEITGLNDLMHVNEGTEVE, encoded by the coding sequence ATGAACCTTAATATAGAATCACAAAAACACGAACAACATTATGATATCGCAGTGAGTGGAGAGCTGGATGTAGCAACTGTACCTGAATTAGAAAAAGTTTTAGTACCGATTAGACAAGCGGGCACGCATGACATTCATGTGAATTTAGAAAACCTATCTTATATGGATTCAACAGGTCTAGGTCTCTTTGTAGGCACATTAAAGTCTTTAAATCAAAATAATAAAGAATTATATATTCTAGGTGTCAATGACCGTATTAAAAGATTATTTGAAATTACGGGATTAAATGACTTAATGCATGTGAATGAAGGGACGGAGGTCGAATAA
- the rsbW gene encoding anti-sigma B factor RsbW, whose translation MPHNNDFIEMRLPASAEYVSLIRLTLSGVFTQAGASYDDIEDAKIAVSEAVTNAVKHAYKDKKEKGYINIGFEKCDTHIKIIVSDQGESFNYQETKQQLGPYKENENIDFLREGGLGLFLIESLMDEVTVDKETGVTISMIKYIKKEQVRNNDERVEIS comes from the coding sequence ATGCCACATAATAATGATTTTATTGAAATGAGACTTCCAGCATCAGCGGAATATGTGAGCTTGATTCGATTGACATTGTCAGGTGTTTTTACTCAAGCTGGTGCGTCATATGATGATATTGAGGATGCTAAAATTGCTGTGAGTGAAGCAGTTACTAATGCGGTTAAACATGCATATAAAGATAAAAAGGAAAAAGGCTATATCAATATTGGATTTGAAAAATGTGATACACATATTAAAATTATTGTGTCGGATCAAGGTGAAAGTTTTAATTATCAAGAGACGAAACAACAACTTGGACCCTATAAAGAAAACGAAAACATCGATTTCTTACGTGAAGGCGGTTTAGGATTATTCTTAATTGAGTCGTTAATGGATGAAGTTACAGTAGACAAAGAAACAGGTGTAACGATCAGTATGATTAAGTATATCAAAAAAGAGCAGGTGCGAAACAATGACGAAAGAGTCGAAATCAGCTAA
- the sigB gene encoding RNA polymerase sigma factor SigB has protein sequence MTKESKSANSVSPEQINDWIKQHQEHQDEVAQEKLVMHYEKLIESLAYKYSKGQSHHEDLVQVGMVGLIGAINRFDLSFDRKFEAFLVPTVIGEIKRYLRDKTWSVHVPRRIKEIGPRIKKINDELTNELERSPSISEIAERLEVTEEEVLEAMEMGQSYNALSVDHSIEADKDGSTVTLLDIMGSQDDNYDLTEKRMILERIIPILSDREREIIQCTFIDGLSQKETGERIGLSQMHVSRLQRTAIKKLQEAAMK, from the coding sequence ATGACGAAAGAGTCGAAATCAGCTAATTCTGTTTCACCTGAACAAATCAACGACTGGATTAAGCAACATCAAGAGCACCAAGATGAAGTTGCTCAAGAAAAACTTGTCATGCATTATGAAAAACTCATCGAATCTTTAGCATATAAGTATTCTAAAGGACAATCTCATCATGAAGATCTAGTACAAGTTGGTATGGTGGGACTGATTGGTGCAATCAATCGATTTGATTTATCATTTGATCGTAAATTTGAAGCATTTTTAGTTCCTACAGTGATTGGTGAAATTAAAAGGTATTTACGTGACAAAACGTGGAGTGTACATGTACCACGGCGCATTAAAGAAATTGGTCCTAGAATTAAAAAAATCAACGATGAACTTACAAATGAACTTGAACGCTCACCTTCCATTTCTGAAATTGCTGAACGATTAGAAGTGACAGAAGAAGAGGTTTTAGAAGCTATGGAAATGGGACAAAGTTATAACGCATTAAGTGTCGACCATTCGATTGAAGCGGATAAAGATGGCTCAACTGTAACGTTGTTAGACATTATGGGGAGCCAAGATGATAATTATGACTTAACTGAAAAACGAATGATTTTAGAGCGTATTATTCCTATTCTTTCAGATCGAGAACGGGAAATTATCCAATGTACATTTATAGATGGATTAAGTCAAAAAGAGACAGGGGAACGTATTGGTTTAAGCCAAATGCATGTCTCTAGACTTCAACGGACTGCTATAAAAAAACTGCAAGAGGCAGCAATGAAATAA
- a CDS encoding Tex family protein — protein MANTLVQAIHNEYQFSIKQIEAVLKLLEEKNTVPFIARYRKEMTDGLDEVEIKKIADEFHYMQNLQKRKDEVIHNIEQQGLLTEGLKQDILKQTKLQRVEDLYRPFKQKKKTRATEAKRKGLAPLADWIYAQNETTPIEKKAQNYVNEEVLTIEEAILGAQDIIAEHIADQPKYRQRILKDTCHHGMIVTTKKKNADDVNETYAMYYDYSEPLKRLANHRILAMNRGEKEKILSIKIEVDKALLLQYIKRAEIKANHALSHVVLNAIDDAMKRLIFPSIEREIRTDLTTRAEESAIEVFSKNLKQLLLQPPLKQKQILGIDPAYRTGCKLAVISPLGSFIAKSVIYPHPPVSKLKEAERLFLDIVNTYNIDLIAIGNGTASRETEQFVANMIQTHDLNVQYIIVNEAGASVYSASDIARQEFPDFQVEERSAVSIARRVQDPLSELVKIDPKSIGVGQYQHDVNQKQLGEALDFVVETAVNQVGVNVNTASSTLLQHVAGLSKPIANNIIQYREENGTIKHHKEIKKVKRLGAKTFEQSIGFLRIVDGDEPLDNTPIHPESYSATYQLLEELKIDVTTLGSAAHLDTFKTLDIQTYAHQLNIGIPTLEDIVQSLMAPHRDPRDKYETPQLKSDVLSIEDLSRGMKLNGTVRNVVDFGAFIDVGVKQDGLVHISKLAKRFVKHPMDVVSVGDIVEVWVDGIDQHKGKVSLTMIDPNG, from the coding sequence TTGGCAAATACATTGGTTCAAGCGATACATAATGAATATCAATTTTCTATAAAACAAATCGAAGCGGTGTTAAAGCTTTTAGAAGAAAAGAATACCGTTCCATTTATTGCACGTTATCGTAAAGAAATGACGGATGGTTTAGATGAAGTAGAAATTAAAAAAATTGCAGATGAATTTCACTATATGCAAAATCTTCAAAAACGTAAAGATGAAGTCATACACAATATTGAACAACAAGGTTTGTTAACTGAGGGATTGAAACAGGACATTTTAAAACAAACTAAGCTCCAACGTGTTGAAGATTTATATCGTCCTTTTAAACAAAAGAAAAAAACGAGAGCCACAGAAGCGAAACGAAAAGGACTCGCACCCTTAGCGGATTGGATTTATGCGCAAAATGAGACAACGCCTATTGAAAAAAAAGCACAAAATTATGTTAATGAAGAAGTTTTAACAATAGAAGAAGCAATTTTAGGAGCACAAGATATCATTGCAGAACACATCGCAGATCAACCTAAATATCGTCAACGTATTTTAAAAGATACTTGCCATCATGGTATGATCGTTACTACAAAAAAGAAAAATGCAGATGATGTAAATGAAACGTATGCCATGTATTATGATTATTCGGAACCATTAAAGCGTTTAGCGAATCATAGAATTTTAGCAATGAATCGTGGAGAAAAAGAAAAAATATTATCGATTAAAATTGAAGTTGATAAAGCGTTATTGCTACAGTACATCAAACGCGCAGAAATAAAGGCAAATCATGCATTATCACACGTAGTGTTAAATGCAATTGATGATGCAATGAAACGTTTAATTTTTCCTTCGATAGAACGTGAAATTCGTACTGATTTAACGACACGTGCGGAAGAAAGTGCAATTGAAGTTTTTAGTAAAAACCTTAAACAATTATTATTACAACCACCTTTAAAACAAAAACAAATTTTAGGTATTGACCCGGCTTATCGAACGGGATGTAAGCTTGCAGTAATAAGTCCTTTAGGTTCGTTTATTGCTAAATCTGTCATATACCCGCACCCACCCGTATCTAAATTGAAAGAAGCAGAACGCCTGTTTTTAGATATAGTTAATACGTACAATATAGATTTAATTGCAATTGGTAATGGTACAGCGAGTCGAGAAACAGAACAGTTCGTTGCGAATATGATTCAAACACATGATTTAAATGTACAATATATTATTGTTAATGAAGCAGGCGCATCTGTGTATTCAGCATCAGATATTGCGAGACAAGAATTCCCAGATTTTCAAGTAGAAGAACGCAGTGCTGTTTCCATTGCGCGACGCGTTCAAGATCCATTAAGCGAACTCGTTAAAATTGACCCGAAATCGATAGGTGTTGGACAATATCAACACGATGTGAATCAAAAGCAATTAGGAGAAGCGTTGGATTTTGTTGTTGAAACAGCAGTAAACCAAGTCGGTGTTAATGTGAATACAGCTTCAAGTACTTTATTACAACATGTAGCTGGATTATCTAAACCGATAGCAAATAATATCATTCAATATCGCGAAGAAAATGGGACAATCAAACATCATAAAGAAATAAAAAAAGTGAAACGTTTAGGAGCAAAAACATTTGAACAAAGTATAGGTTTCTTAAGGATTGTAGATGGGGATGAACCACTAGATAATACACCTATCCATCCAGAAAGTTATTCAGCTACTTATCAATTATTAGAAGAATTAAAGATTGATGTTACAACGCTTGGAAGCGCTGCGCATCTCGACACATTTAAAACGTTGGACATCCAAACTTATGCACATCAATTAAACATTGGCATACCAACTTTAGAAGATATTGTACAATCACTTATGGCTCCGCATCGTGATCCACGTGACAAATATGAAACACCTCAATTAAAATCAGATGTGCTATCTATTGAAGATTTATCTAGAGGTATGAAATTAAATGGCACAGTAAGAAATGTCGTTGATTTTGGTGCATTTATAGATGTAGGCGTAAAACAAGATGGCTTGGTTCATATTTCAAAGTTGGCAAAACGTTTTGTAAAACACCCCATGGATGTTGTAAGTGTCGGTGATATTGTAGAAGTGTGGGTAGATGGGATTGATCAACATAAAGGAAAAGTCTCATTAACAATGATTGATCCAAATGGATAA
- a CDS encoding SprT family protein, with product MDNQYLQVRAEYIAKKYFGRSFRHQIYFNERLRTTGGRYLLNTHHIEINPKQYEHFGEKAIDNIIKHELCHYFLHLDGKGYQHKDADFKLLSQQVCAPRYCTPTLSYRQRANYEYTCIKCHQKFLRIRKVNIKKMRCGQCGGELKMISRL from the coding sequence ATGGATAACCAATATTTGCAAGTGCGTGCAGAATATATTGCTAAAAAATATTTTGGGCGTTCGTTTCGTCATCAAATTTATTTTAATGAACGATTGCGCACAACAGGTGGCCGCTATCTACTAAACACACATCACATTGAAATCAATCCTAAACAATATGAACATTTTGGAGAAAAAGCCATTGATAACATTATTAAACATGAGCTTTGCCATTATTTCTTACATTTAGATGGTAAAGGGTATCAACATAAAGATGCAGATTTTAAATTGTTAAGTCAACAGGTATGTGCGCCAAGGTACTGTACACCAACACTTTCATATCGCCAGCGCGCGAATTATGAATATACATGTATAAAGTGTCATCAAAAGTTTCTTCGGATTCGCAAGGTGAATATTAAAAAAATGAGATGTGGTCAATGTGGCGGTGAATTAAAAATGATTTCTCGCTTATAA